The genomic region AATGGCGTGTTGGACAAGATCGCGGCGGAAGCCAGGCCGGATGAGTTCCAGCGAGGCAGGAGGTAGGCCCGTCCGGATTGTGTATGCGCAGCCAGCCTATGGGCTGGCTGTTTTTTTATCTGGCTCGAGGTGGCGTGAAACATTCACCGGCATCATGAAGAGGCTTGTCATTCGGTGCAGGCTTTGTAAAGATTGTGCTGCGCGCATTATCAATGATCAAGAAAAACAAAGCAGGTATGTAGGCTGAGACAGCTGGCTCAAGGGCTGCCACCTGAATGAAAGGGAGTGTCTTCATGGCAAAATTGGTGCTGACGCTGGAAGGGGATTTTCTAGCTGAGTTCCCATTGGATAAGCAGCGCTTGACCATCGGGCGGCGGCCAAGCTGTGATATCAGGCTGGAGAATCTTGCCATCAGTGGTGAGCATGCTGCCGTGGTGGCAGAAAACGGTGCGTTTTATATAGAAGACAGCCACAGCACTAATGGCACCTTGGTAAATGGCCGGGCCATTGTGCGCCACCGGCTCCAGGATGGCGACAGGATAGGCTTGGGTCGTCACCAGATCGAATACCTTGAAGAGGCGCTGACTGCAGAGCGTGGCTTCGAGAAGACCGTGCTGGTCATGCCGGCCATCAAGGAGATGATGACGAAGGCATCCGAGGAGAAAACGAGTGGGGCGGATGGGCTTGCAAGTCATCCTGTCAATGCGTCCGCAGTCAACGGACCGTCGGAATTGCAGACTGGCCTTACCGCCAGGGTCAAGGTGTTGAATGGCTCCAGTGCCGGGCGCGAATTGGTGATCAAGAAGACCTTGATCACACTGGGCAGGAGTGGGGTGCAGGTCGCGGTCATCACTCGGCGGCCTCACGGCTACTTTCTCTCTCATGTAGAGGGGAATGGTCGCCCGCTCCTGAATGGCATGGCAGTAGGCTTACAGGCGCAACCTTTAGCAGAAGGCGATATGATTGAGCTGGCCGGGGTCAGGATGCTGTTTTCGCTGGGCTAGCCAGGCTAGGGTGACGCTCGAGGGGGCTGGATATGTGCAGTGTATGGATCCCAGCCATTGGAAGACCTCGATGCGGTCGGCACTGCCCTATATACCGAGCATGATCACTCTCGAATTGATTGTGAGAATCACCAAGCGCTTGGCCTATGCCGATGCGGGCACACTTTTACAACCACAACAATACGTTACAGTTCGAGATCATGCGGACCAGCTCGCATGGTACTGCGATGGGAGAGTGTGGGGAGCCAAGCATGAGGCCGCGTGCCGTGGTATATGCTGGATCAGTGGTGATCCGGCGTGATCAAGGCAATGGTTGGCTATGTATGCCTTGCTGATCTATCAGCAGGTAGCTGCCCTGTTCGTACCAGTCGCCCAGCACCCATCGATCTATCCTGTGACCATCTACTTCCAGGGGATGCAGTGCGGGTCGATGCGTGTGTCCATGGATCAGCAACTCAGGATAGTCATATTCGCGCAGCAATGCTGCAACTGCTTCCGGGTTCACGTCCATGATGCTTTCCTGCTTGCCGGATTTTTCCTGTTCACTGCGTTGACGCAATGCCGCGATCTGTGCTTTACGCATATCGAGAGGTTGTTGGAGAAATTCCTGCTGCCAGGTGGGGTGGCGAACCTGGCGGCGGAAAGCCTGGTAGGCAGCATCATCGGTACAGAGCGCATCGCCATGGCTCAACAATGCGCGCTTCCCATGCAGGATGAGGAGGGACGGGTCGGGCAGCAGCTTGAGCCCGGCTGCGTAAGCAAATGCCTCGCCGATCAGGAAATCCCGGTTGCCATGCATGAAGTAGAGCTGTGTGCCGTGATCGGACAGCGCTCGCAATGCCTGGATGATAGGCTGGTAATGGGCAAGGTCGTCGTCGCCCGCCCAGTATTCGAAAAAATCACCCAGAATGTACAGCGCCCGGGCCTGGGTAGCTTGCCTGTGCAGGAAGTCCAGGAACTGGGCAGTGATGGCGGGTCTGGAGTCGCAGAGGTGCAGGTCGGAAATCAGCAGGCTAAATGCCGTTTTGTCCTGGTCCGCAGACTCCATCCCGGTGACGTGACTTAAACGATTTCGGCGCGTTCGATGATGACTGGCTCCAGAGGCACATCCTGGTGGCCGTTCTTGCTACCGGTCTTGACC from Methylobacillus flagellatus KT harbors:
- a CDS encoding FHA domain-containing protein yields the protein MAKLVLTLEGDFLAEFPLDKQRLTIGRRPSCDIRLENLAISGEHAAVVAENGAFYIEDSHSTNGTLVNGRAIVRHRLQDGDRIGLGRHQIEYLEEALTAERGFEKTVLVMPAIKEMMTKASEEKTSGADGLASHPVNASAVNGPSELQTGLTARVKVLNGSSAGRELVIKKTLITLGRSGVQVAVITRRPHGYFLSHVEGNGRPLLNGMAVGLQAQPLAEGDMIELAGVRMLFSLG
- a CDS encoding UDP-2,3-diacylglucosamine diphosphatase, whose amino-acid sequence is MESADQDKTAFSLLISDLHLCDSRPAITAQFLDFLHRQATQARALYILGDFFEYWAGDDDLAHYQPIIQALRALSDHGTQLYFMHGNRDFLIGEAFAYAAGLKLLPDPSLLILHGKRALLSHGDALCTDDAAYQAFRRQVRHPTWQQEFLQQPLDMRKAQIAALRQRSEQEKSGKQESIMDVNPEAVAALLREYDYPELLIHGHTHRPALHPLEVDGHRIDRWVLGDWYEQGSYLLIDQQGIHSQPLP